In one window of Chitinophagales bacterium DNA:
- a CDS encoding RDD family protein gives MKTTGIGTRVLNFLVDTLLVFLLAMLFYRIWNWNVFYWGFTPLNFGWFFFGTLFLYYFVAEGFFSKSLGKRISYSRVVSKTGGKAGWGRIFIRSLVRLTIIDMFFIPFLDKTLHDYLSGTELVQD, from the coding sequence ATGAAAACAACTGGTATTGGAACACGTGTGCTGAATTTTCTGGTTGACACCCTGCTGGTCTTTCTGCTAGCTATGCTGTTTTACCGCATTTGGAACTGGAATGTGTTTTACTGGGGCTTTACCCCTTTGAATTTTGGCTGGTTCTTTTTTGGTACCCTGTTTCTGTATTATTTCGTTGCAGAAGGCTTTTTTAGTAAAAGCCTTGGCAAGCGCATCAGTTATTCCCGTGTGGTCAGTAAGACAGGCGGCAAAGCAGGTTGGGGTAGGATTTTTATCCGTAGTTTGGTTCGGCTCACAATTATAGATATGTTTTTCATCCCTTTTCTGGATAAAACCCTGCACGATTACCTGAGTGGTACCGAACTGGTGCAGGATTGA